A region of Culicoides brevitarsis isolate CSIRO-B50_1 chromosome 1, AGI_CSIRO_Cbre_v1, whole genome shotgun sequence DNA encodes the following proteins:
- the LOC134837951 gene encoding uncharacterized protein LOC134837951 — protein MIKLIFFVLGYFCIANTLGYESEEYVPFIGKRRDNFDWNLLKNVIQNDPSKNVVISPFSAKIILMLLAEMSGINSQTRKELLGALDDVRDLHEGRTIFSRIIKSLHENDEQNVINCGSRVFITDKVRTSQKLEVIYERSYNAGVQNLDFTDVSKATDTINNFVAEVTHNNLKDFVSRETVTDAIVVLINAIFFNGQWSNPFKTARTQKSDFFVAQNSPKKVDFMHAKSDYYFFHSMALKSSLLRLPYAGNKYAMFIILPDIDTNLNSVLSNLDTKIIHREMWYLDEQEVNLQLPKFKISYPMNLKPLLMNMGITTVFSNNASLPLLARGDQTSTNQLLLSQIQQHTGIEVNEQGSVAFAATQAQLVNKIGGGTKEFKANRPFLFYIEDEKTGNILFAGKVSDPSICLIAATIAAEVDREEYVPFQGRRFDEFDWQLSKSLMEKSNGNVVISPFSVKILLMLLAEASGIDTPTFNQLSVILPNIRVPYDGRELFKNVIGSFNSTQGATMKTGTKIYMNKDIKTLKRYADIAKKYYDTSIEYVDFSRQSEVATQINNWCANVTENHIQNFISQDALAEAVVLLLNAVYFKGQWRQPFQRDDTFKKDFEGTTKKSVEFMKKTENFYYFDSSQLKAKILRLPYANTRYAMFFILPKQDSNINELIQKLDSKTISREAWYLDEMEVKVEIPKFKYEFDGDLKTVLQQIGIKDIFNNNASLPLLFSDGENEKESNVSGHKVSNILQKAGIIVDEEGSTAYAATQVQIVNKFGALPVEFIANRPFVFFIEDEATGTILFAGKVADPTRF, from the exons atgatcaaactaatattttttgttttag GATACTTTTGCATTGCAAATACGCTCGGATATGAGAGTGAGGAATATGTTCCATTCATCGGAAAGCGCAGAGATAATTTTGATtggaatcttttaaaaaacgtTATTCAAAATGACCCTTCAAAAAATGTCGTAATTTCCCCATTTTCcgctaaaattattcttatgcTACTTGCCGAAATGTCGGGTATTAATTCTCAAACACGAAAAGAACTTCTTGGTGCATTAGATGATGTAAGAGATTTGCATGAGGGACGAACAATTTTCAGTAGAATCATCAAGAGTTTGCATGAAAATGACGaacaaaatgtaattaattgtGGAAGTAGAGTTTTCATTACAGACAAAGTGCGCACCTCCCAAAAATTAGAAGTAATTTATGAGAGATCCTACAATGCCGGCGTACAAAATTTGGATTTCACTGATGTCTCAAAGGCAACAGATACAATCAACAATTTCGTTGCTGAAGTTACGCATAACAACTTGAAGGATTTTGTAAGTCGTGAAACTGTCACAGATGCAATTGTAGTGCTCattaatgcaattttcttcaatGGGCAATGGAGTAATCCATTCAAAACGGCAAGAACGCAAAAATCAGACTTTTTTGTTGCTCAAAATTCTCCTAAAAAGGTTGATTTCATGCATGCCAAATcagattattatttctttcattCGATGGCATTGAAATCCTCATTGCTTCGTTTGCCTTATGCAGGAAACAAATACGCCATGTTCATAATTTTACCTGATATCGACACGAATTTGAATAGTGTACTCTCAAATCTCGACACGAAAATAATTCATCGTGAAATGTGGTATTTGGATGAGCAAGAAGTAAATCTTCAGCTacccaaatttaaaatttcatatccaATGAATCTAAAGCCTCTATTGATGAACATGGGAATCACGACAGTTTTTTCCAACAACGCAAGTCTTCCATTGTTGGCACGCGGAGATCAAACCTCAACAAATCAATTACTTCTTTCACAAATTCAACAGCACACTGGCATTGAAGTTAATGAGCAAGGTTCTGTCGCGTTTGCAGCAACTCAAGCTCAATTAGTCAACAAAATTGGCGGAGGAACCAAAGAATTTAAAGCAAATAGAccgtttttgttttatatcgAAGACGAAAAGACAGGCAACATTTTGTTTGCAGGAAAGGTCAGTGATCCCTCGATAT gTCTTATTGCAGCAACGATTGCTGCTGAAGTTGATCGTGAGGAATATGTGCCATTTCAAG GACGCCGGTTCGATGAATTTGATTGGCAACTGTCGAAatctttaatggaaaaaagcaATGGAAACGTTGTAATATCTCCATTTAGCGTGAAAATTCTCTTGATGTTGCTTGCGGAAGCATCTGGAATAGATACACCAACATTTAATCAACTTTCGGTTATTTTGCCAAACATTCGGGTTCCTTATGACGGAAgagaattattcaaaaatgtgaTTGGATCGTTTAAT TCCACACAAGGCGCAACAATGAAAAcagggacaaaaatttacatgaacaAAGACATAAAAACGCTTAAACGATATGCTGatattgctaaaaaatattacgatACAAGCATTGAATATGTCGATTTTTCACGTCAATCAGAAGTTGCTACACAAATCAATAATTGGTGTGCTAATGTCACAGAAAATCACATTCAAAACTTTATTTCACAAGATGCCTTGGCTGAAGCTGTTGTATTGTTGTTGAATGCTGTTTATTTCAAAGGTCAATGGAGACAACCTTTTCAACGAGATGACACATTCAAGAAAGACTTTGAGGgtacaacaaaaaagtctGTTGAGTTCATGAAGAAGACTGAAAATTTCTATTACTTTGATTCAAGTcaattaaaagctaaaatattGAGATTGCCGTATGCCAATACCCGATACGCTATGTTCTTTATCTTACCAAAACAAGATTCAAATATTAACGAATTGATTCAAAAGCTAGATAGTAAGACAATTTCAAGAGAAGCGTGGTATTTGGATGAAATGGAGGTTAAAGTTGAGATTCCCAAATTTAAGTATGAGTTTGATGGTGATTTAAAAACGGTTTTGCAACAg ATTGGTATCAAGGACATCTTCAATAATAATGCAAGTTTACCACTTTTGTTCAGTGATGgcgaaaatgaaaaagaaagtaATGTTTCGGGACATaaagtttcaaatattttgcaaaaagcaGGAATTATTGTCGATGAGGAAGGAAGTACCGCATATGCAGCAAcac AGGTTCAAATCGTTAACAAATTCGGCGCTCTTCCAGTTGAGTTTATTGCTAATCGAccatttgtatttttcattgaagatGAAGCCACAGGTACAATTTTATTTGCGGGGAAAGTTGCTGATCCTActcgtttttaa